A part of Paenibacillus donghaensis genomic DNA contains:
- a CDS encoding sensor domain-containing diguanylate cyclase, which produces MPDHKYRQTRQKHKISLTTLLTGLVSLVVLLTSTILLIASYESKKQSLIETTLHLNSFNAHKLSQTMDSLFISMRSSLEFSARTFSSMEQMDSDVVSRELELMRNSSNYFNSVVLVEKGGLVLHSAPESLNMSGKYIVSPTALDALKLQKPYVSEPYTTSSTGRMIVFMSQPVFNTEGMYVGLIGGSFYLQQDNVLSMAFGANAIDDSGSYYYIVDSKGHLLFHPDKKRIGDDISGNSIVQKLMRGESGQAQAFNLQSVNLLAGYAHVPSNGWGVVVVSPSSVIFDQLYQYLRMTFMYTLIPFVLLLFGVIYVSHRLAQPFVYLADLVSKFSTEKIELPEPKSHWNREAELLTQAIFLAYNNIQKQTESLTQEAMTDPLTGLDNRRMLEQKLQEWIAAELSFSLIVVDVDKFKFVNDTYGHLTGDEVLKHVAAIISASVRPSDICCRYGGEEFVLLLLNTRTPEALTVAERIRVGLEESRVPTGSRITVSQGIAHYPSQAGSGAELLQRADEALYEAKNRGRNRTVVSGE; this is translated from the coding sequence ATGCCGGATCACAAATATAGACAAACACGGCAGAAACACAAAATTAGCCTCACCACATTGTTAACGGGCCTGGTCTCACTGGTAGTCCTTCTGACATCCACGATACTGCTTATCGCTTCTTATGAATCCAAGAAACAATCCTTGATCGAAACAACGCTTCATCTGAATTCCTTTAATGCCCACAAATTAAGTCAGACGATGGATTCGCTGTTTATTTCCATGCGCAGCAGTCTGGAGTTTAGCGCCCGGACGTTTTCCAGCATGGAGCAGATGGATTCAGATGTAGTTAGCCGGGAACTGGAGCTGATGCGCAACAGCAGCAATTATTTTAATTCGGTGGTCCTCGTTGAAAAAGGCGGGCTTGTGCTGCATTCGGCACCAGAGTCACTGAATATGTCGGGCAAATATATCGTTTCTCCCACCGCCCTCGACGCGCTGAAGCTGCAGAAGCCTTATGTCTCGGAGCCTTACACAACCTCCAGCACCGGGAGAATGATCGTGTTTATGAGTCAGCCGGTATTTAATACGGAAGGAATGTATGTCGGACTTATTGGAGGCTCGTTCTATCTTCAGCAGGATAATGTCCTAAGCATGGCTTTTGGGGCGAATGCGATTGATGATTCCGGCTCCTATTATTATATCGTCGACTCCAAGGGTCATCTGCTGTTTCATCCGGACAAAAAGCGGATCGGAGATGATATCAGCGGGAATAGCATTGTTCAGAAGCTCATGAGAGGAGAGAGCGGACAGGCGCAGGCATTTAATTTGCAATCCGTCAATCTGCTGGCAGGTTATGCCCATGTGCCGTCCAATGGCTGGGGCGTGGTGGTGGTCTCTCCGAGCAGTGTTATCTTCGACCAATTGTACCAGTATTTGCGAATGACGTTCATGTACACACTGATCCCGTTTGTGCTGCTGCTGTTTGGCGTTATTTATGTTTCGCATCGGCTGGCGCAGCCTTTTGTCTACCTGGCAGATCTGGTCAGCAAGTTTAGTACGGAAAAAATAGAGCTGCCTGAGCCTAAATCCCACTGGAACAGAGAGGCCGAGCTGCTGACCCAAGCTATTTTTCTTGCCTATAACAATATACAGAAGCAGACGGAATCCCTCACCCAGGAAGCTATGACCGACCCGTTGACTGGTCTGGACAACCGCAGAATGCTGGAGCAGAAGCTGCAGGAGTGGATTGCCGCTGAGCTGTCCTTCTCGCTGATTGTGGTGGATGTGGATAAATTCAAGTTCGTTAATGATACCTATGGCCATCTGACCGGGGACGAGGTGCTGAAGCATGTGGCCGCGATTATCTCCGCTTCGGTCCGTCCAAGCGATATCTGCTGCCGCTATGGGGGCGAAGAATTTGTCCTGCTGCTGTTAAACACCCGCACACCTGAAGCCCTGACCGTTGCCGAGCGAATTCGTGTGGGTCTGGAGGAGAGCCGGGTACCGACAGGCTCGCGGATTACGGTATCGCAGGGGATTGCGCATTACCCGTCACAAGCTGGATCAGGCGCGGAGCTGCTGCAGCGTGCAGACGAGGCGCTATATGAGGCCAAGAACCGCGGGCGCAACCGGACGGTGGTCTCTGGTGAATAA
- a CDS encoding acryloyl-CoA reductase, which yields MSETFQALVVNKTEQSFTVEVKPVALKDLPEGEVLIRVAYSSVNYKDGLAAIPDGKILKSYPFIPGVDLAGEVVSSTDERFREGDQVIASGNGIGVSHFGGYSQYARIPADWVIPMPAGLTAREAMIYGTAGFTAALSIHELEQHGLDKDKGKVLVTGATGGVGGAAIAMLAGQGYQVVASTGQADAVAYLEGLGASEVISREDVLGTGKPLDKQLWQAAVDSVGGSPLASILSRLRYKGSVAASGLTAGTSVPATVLPFILRGVNLLGIDSVMCPADIRQLIWKRMGADLKPANLEQLVDREVTLESLPEALGDILQSKTIGRVLVRLF from the coding sequence ATGTCCGAAACTTTTCAAGCGCTAGTGGTGAATAAGACTGAACAGAGCTTTACCGTTGAGGTGAAGCCAGTTGCCCTTAAGGACTTGCCGGAGGGCGAGGTGCTGATCCGCGTTGCCTACTCAAGTGTGAACTATAAGGATGGACTGGCAGCCATTCCTGACGGCAAAATCCTCAAGAGCTACCCGTTTATCCCCGGGGTCGATCTGGCAGGAGAGGTGGTATCCTCGACGGATGAGCGGTTCCGCGAAGGCGACCAGGTCATTGCTTCGGGCAACGGCATCGGCGTAAGCCATTTTGGCGGTTACAGCCAATACGCCCGCATCCCTGCGGATTGGGTGATCCCGATGCCGGCAGGTCTGACGGCAAGAGAAGCAATGATCTATGGTACGGCAGGCTTCACCGCCGCCTTGTCCATCCATGAGCTGGAGCAGCATGGACTGGATAAGGATAAAGGCAAGGTGCTTGTTACCGGAGCGACGGGTGGAGTGGGTGGAGCGGCAATTGCCATGCTCGCAGGCCAAGGTTACCAGGTGGTTGCCAGTACGGGCCAGGCAGACGCAGTCGCTTATCTGGAGGGGCTTGGGGCATCCGAGGTTATCTCCCGCGAGGATGTGCTCGGCACAGGCAAGCCGCTGGACAAGCAGCTGTGGCAGGCGGCAGTGGATTCTGTGGGTGGCAGCCCGCTGGCTTCCATTCTGAGCAGGCTTAGGTACAAGGGTTCGGTTGCTGCCAGCGGCCTGACCGCAGGCACCAGCGTGCCCGCTACCGTGCTTCCGTTCATTCTGCGCGGGGTCAATCTGCTGGGCATTGATTCCGTGATGTGTCCGGCAGACATCCGCCAGCTGATCTGGAAGCGGATGGGCGCTGATCTGAAGCCGGCCAATCTGGAGCAGCTGGTAGACCGTGAGGTTACGCTGGAATCGCTGCCGGAAGCACTGGGCGACATTCTCCAGTCGAAGACAATCGGGCGCGTGCTTGTCCGCTTGTTCTAA
- a CDS encoding TetR/AcrR family transcriptional regulator, whose amino-acid sequence MVRYKKSEEKRKQILYAAFQALSGQGYDAVTLQMIADHAQVSKGVVHYYFASKEAVLIELLEWLTSRIYLKEHEAVREQETAAGKLAAYIGSAFVSPEKNRAFYRVYLDFLARASRIPAYREINQRFYDNCTSISTEILLLGQKEGMVSPHLSAEQTAPQIRALIDGCLIQWLMTDEDALHETYRQSCEEAVRKLLGI is encoded by the coding sequence ATGGTACGGTATAAGAAATCAGAAGAGAAACGTAAGCAGATTCTGTATGCTGCCTTTCAGGCGTTATCTGGACAGGGCTACGATGCAGTGACCCTGCAGATGATTGCCGATCATGCACAGGTCAGCAAAGGAGTCGTTCATTATTATTTTGCCAGCAAAGAAGCGGTATTGATTGAACTGCTGGAATGGCTGACCTCCAGAATCTATCTGAAAGAGCATGAAGCTGTCAGAGAGCAGGAGACCGCTGCCGGGAAGCTTGCCGCTTATATTGGCTCGGCGTTTGTCTCCCCGGAGAAGAACCGCGCGTTCTACCGCGTCTACCTGGACTTTCTGGCCCGCGCCAGCCGGATTCCGGCTTACCGGGAGATCAACCAGCGGTTCTACGACAACTGCACCAGCATCAGCACGGAGATTCTTCTTCTTGGCCAGAAGGAAGGGATGGTATCGCCTCACCTGTCAGCGGAGCAGACGGCACCGCAGATCCGTGCTCTTATTGACGGCTGTCTGATCCAATGGCTGATGACGGATGAGGATGCGCTGCATGAGACATACCGGCAGTCCTGTGAAGAGGCGGTCAGGAAGCTGCTGGGTATATAA
- a CDS encoding NAD-dependent malic enzyme, which produces MSIATTMIIRLEIRKSVASFADVASGIAAAGGDIVAIDVIRAGKEVTTRDITVNVQDATNEEIHRILSAMDGIKVINVSDSTFLAHLGGKIEIMPKMKIKNREDLSQVYTPGVARVSMAIAEDPAKAYSLTIKRNTVAVVTDGTAVLGLGDIGPEAAMPVMEGKAMLFKQLAGIDAFPLCLDTKDSEEIIRIVKAVSPGFGGINLEDISSPRCFEIERRLAEELDIPVFHDDQHGTAVVALAGLLNALKVVGLTLAEARIVVVGIGAAGVSICNLLLAAGARCIYAVDREGVLVREAAYGNPEWTKLAARTNPDNVQGGLAEVMQGADVFIGVAGGGILNVEHLKSMSANNIVFAMANPNPEIEPELAEPHVRVLATGRSDYPNQINNVLCFPGIFRGALDCRAAVVNLEMKLAAAKAIASVVLEEELNEQYIIPSIFNDKVVEQVRLAVIRAAMSTGVARRVPPDVAGIEPLIKEN; this is translated from the coding sequence ATGTCAATAGCAACAACGATGATTATCCGGCTGGAAATCCGCAAATCGGTTGCATCCTTCGCGGATGTGGCTTCCGGCATTGCCGCTGCGGGCGGAGATATTGTGGCGATTGACGTGATTCGGGCCGGTAAGGAAGTGACTACACGGGACATCACTGTCAATGTGCAGGATGCCACGAATGAAGAAATTCATCGTATCTTGTCCGCTATGGACGGCATTAAGGTGATTAACGTATCGGATTCCACCTTCCTGGCCCACCTCGGGGGCAAGATTGAGATTATGCCCAAGATGAAGATTAAGAACCGCGAAGACCTCTCACAGGTCTATACTCCCGGCGTAGCCAGGGTGAGCATGGCGATTGCCGAAGATCCTGCCAAAGCCTACTCACTCACCATAAAAAGAAATACGGTAGCCGTCGTTACAGACGGGACAGCTGTGCTTGGTCTTGGCGACATCGGGCCGGAGGCGGCGATGCCGGTGATGGAAGGCAAAGCCATGCTGTTCAAGCAGCTGGCGGGCATTGACGCATTCCCCCTCTGCCTGGATACGAAGGACTCCGAGGAAATCATTCGGATTGTGAAAGCGGTCTCTCCGGGCTTTGGCGGCATTAACCTGGAGGACATCAGCTCGCCCCGCTGCTTCGAGATTGAGCGCAGGCTGGCGGAGGAGCTGGACATTCCCGTGTTCCACGATGACCAGCATGGAACTGCAGTGGTGGCCTTGGCGGGGCTGCTGAACGCGCTGAAGGTAGTCGGCCTTACCCTCGCTGAAGCCAGAATTGTTGTGGTGGGCATAGGCGCTGCCGGTGTCTCCATCTGCAATCTGCTGCTGGCGGCGGGGGCCCGCTGCATTTATGCGGTCGACCGTGAAGGGGTGCTGGTAAGGGAAGCTGCTTACGGGAATCCGGAATGGACCAAGCTGGCTGCACGGACGAATCCCGATAATGTGCAGGGTGGTTTGGCAGAGGTGATGCAGGGAGCGGATGTGTTCATCGGCGTAGCCGGAGGCGGAATTCTGAATGTGGAGCATCTGAAGAGCATGTCGGCGAACAACATCGTGTTCGCGATGGCTAACCCGAACCCGGAGATTGAGCCGGAGCTGGCTGAGCCGCATGTGCGGGTGCTGGCTACAGGGCGGAGCGATTATCCCAACCAGATCAACAATGTGCTCTGTTTCCCCGGTATCTTCCGGGGAGCGCTGGATTGCCGGGCTGCAGTGGTGAATCTGGAGATGAAGCTGGCAGCGGCGAAGGCGATTGCTTCAGTGGTGCTGGAGGAGGAACTGAACGAGCAATATATTATCCCCAGCATATTTAACGACAAAGTGGTCGAACAGGTCCGCCTGGCGGTAATCCGGGCAGCCATGTCTACGGGTGTTGCCCGCCGTGTGCCGCCGGATGTCGCGGGAATCGAACCGCTGATTAAGGAGAATTGA
- a CDS encoding AAA family ATPase, which produces MYTRIHIMGASGAGTSTLGRDLCQVLPHAHLDTDDYFWEHKFTVQSDPQERLLRIKADLLAQEPYILSGAVCGWGDSLRPLFDLVIFLWVPPDVRLERLRAREYGRYGDEILPGGVRYEAEQAFLEWASLYDTAGLEVRSKALHEDWITRLNCPLLRLEENLTPAERVKAVMKYIEEVGRM; this is translated from the coding sequence ATCTACACCAGGATTCATATCATGGGAGCGTCGGGTGCGGGTACCAGCACGCTGGGCCGGGATCTCTGCCAGGTGCTGCCCCATGCTCATCTCGACACGGACGATTATTTCTGGGAGCATAAATTTACCGTGCAAAGTGATCCGCAGGAACGGCTCCTCAGAATAAAAGCGGATCTGCTGGCGCAAGAGCCGTATATTCTCTCCGGCGCGGTTTGCGGCTGGGGAGATTCGCTAAGGCCGCTGTTTGATCTTGTGATCTTCTTGTGGGTACCGCCGGATGTTCGGCTGGAACGTCTGAGAGCAAGGGAATATGGGCGTTATGGCGATGAGATTCTGCCCGGCGGCGTGCGTTATGAGGCGGAACAAGCTTTTCTGGAATGGGCCTCCTTGTATGACACCGCAGGTCTGGAGGTTAGAAGCAAGGCGCTTCATGAGGATTGGATAACCCGGCTGAATTGTCCGCTGCTGCGCTTGGAAGAGAACCTGACCCCGGCGGAGCGAGTGAAGGCTGTAATGAAATACATAGAAGAGGTCGGAAGAATGTAA
- a CDS encoding histidine phosphatase family protein: protein MRRPKRAWLTAEQFNAWMDLYDYADIEPADFDPNGQEWDECISSDLPRAAATAGGIFSGTVRYTDKLREIKFAAVNLPGVRLHYNLWLLLGRLAWYFGHRSQPEGRQATEHRAREVADLLQTEYSAANVLTVTHGAFMQVLVKELRTRGYKGSRILHPRNGKLYLFQFEGD from the coding sequence GTGCGTAGGCCCAAGCGTGCATGGCTGACCGCAGAGCAGTTTAATGCCTGGATGGATCTGTATGATTATGCGGATATAGAGCCGGCGGATTTTGACCCTAACGGTCAGGAGTGGGACGAGTGTATCAGCAGTGATCTGCCCAGGGCTGCGGCAACGGCAGGGGGAATTTTTTCCGGTACCGTGCGTTATACGGACAAGCTTAGAGAGATCAAGTTTGCCGCAGTGAACCTTCCCGGCGTGAGGCTGCACTACAATCTTTGGCTGCTGCTGGGGCGGCTGGCCTGGTATTTCGGGCACCGCTCGCAGCCTGAAGGCAGACAGGCGACCGAGCACCGTGCTCGAGAGGTGGCCGACCTGCTGCAGACAGAGTATAGTGCCGCCAATGTCCTGACTGTAACCCATGGAGCCTTTATGCAGGTATTGGTTAAGGAGCTTAGGACAAGGGGGTACAAAGGCTCGCGCATTCTGCATCCCCGCAATGGGAAGCTGTATTTATTTCAGTTCGAAGGAGACTAG
- a CDS encoding GNAT family N-acetyltransferase, whose protein sequence is MVVIKKIDRESLPELAELYQELTQQTTDLSKLEQAFADIQGDGRYVLLGAFVEGELFGSLMGIVCQDLVGDCRSFMVIENVVVSVRARRQGVGSLLMAAIEAKAQELDCYYIILVSGERRKEAHRFYERMGYGEDRVQGFKKFIS, encoded by the coding sequence ATGGTTGTCATCAAAAAGATTGATCGGGAATCGCTGCCTGAACTCGCGGAGCTGTATCAAGAGCTGACCCAGCAAACGACGGACTTATCCAAGCTGGAGCAGGCTTTTGCCGATATCCAGGGGGACGGCAGGTACGTCCTATTGGGGGCTTTTGTGGAAGGAGAGCTGTTCGGGTCTTTAATGGGCATAGTGTGCCAGGATCTGGTGGGAGACTGCCGCTCTTTTATGGTGATTGAGAACGTCGTGGTGTCTGTGCGCGCCCGCCGCCAGGGGGTCGGCAGCCTGCTGATGGCCGCCATTGAAGCCAAAGCGCAGGAGCTGGATTGTTATTATATCATTCTGGTATCGGGAGAACGGCGGAAGGAAGCGCATCGGTTCTATGAGCGGATGGGCTACGGGGAGGATAGAGTTCAGGGGTTCAAGAAGTTTATATCCTAA
- a CDS encoding sensor histidine kinase: MASHAKTEGVIHILISKDSSSLICEVVDSGDGMDTGNAELPLTGMGNRSRLFSGIGINNVHER, from the coding sequence ATGGCTTCACACGCAAAAACAGAGGGAGTTATCCATATTCTAATCTCCAAGGACAGCAGCAGTCTGATCTGCGAGGTAGTTGATAGCGGAGATGGAATGGATACCGGGAACGCCGAGCTGCCGCTGACTGGCATGGGGAATAGAAGCCGGCTGTTCAGCGGTATTGGGATCAACAATGTGCATGAGCGGTGA
- a CDS encoding ABC transporter substrate-binding protein, translated as MKKSLMLVLVCMLLLTACGASSNKNNNAASGNTAKAKEITIWAWDPAFNIAALEVAKAEYAKTNPDVKINIVEYAQNDIIQKLNTGLNSGTTKGLPNIVLIEDYRAQGFLQSYKDSFMDLSGSIKGTDFADYKSGPTSLDGKQYGVPFDSGVTGLYVRTDYLEQAGYKLADLQDIDWKQYIEIGKKVKETTGKALITLDPNDLGLIRMMIQSAGSWYLTEDGKTPNISNNEALKQAFEIYKGLTDSNVANVHSDWSQFVAALNSGAVASVPTGNWITPSIMAEASQSGKWGIAPLPTLPGNGDSVHASNLGGSSWYVMNVDGKETAADFMATTFGSNAEMYQKLLTDIGVIGTFKAASSGKAYSQASEFFGGQKTVSDFAAWTEQIPSVNYGIHTYAIEDILIVEMQNYLNGKAIDKVLGDAQAQAESQIK; from the coding sequence ATGAAAAAAAGCTTGATGCTAGTGCTGGTTTGTATGCTGCTGCTAACCGCCTGCGGTGCGAGTTCGAACAAAAACAACAATGCTGCCAGCGGAAACACCGCCAAGGCCAAGGAAATTACAATTTGGGCTTGGGACCCGGCATTTAATATTGCCGCACTTGAAGTAGCCAAAGCGGAATACGCCAAAACAAACCCTGATGTCAAAATCAATATTGTTGAATACGCCCAGAACGATATTATCCAGAAGCTGAACACCGGACTCAACTCCGGCACGACCAAAGGATTGCCCAATATTGTGTTGATTGAGGATTACCGGGCGCAAGGGTTCCTCCAGTCCTACAAGGATTCGTTCATGGACCTCAGCGGTTCAATCAAAGGTACGGATTTCGCCGATTACAAGAGTGGTCCTACCAGTCTGGACGGCAAGCAATATGGTGTGCCATTCGATTCCGGTGTAACCGGGCTCTATGTCCGTACCGATTATTTGGAGCAGGCGGGCTACAAACTGGCTGATCTGCAGGATATCGACTGGAAGCAATATATTGAGATTGGCAAAAAAGTCAAGGAAACTACAGGCAAAGCACTGATTACGCTTGACCCTAACGACCTCGGTCTGATCCGTATGATGATTCAATCGGCCGGCTCCTGGTATCTGACCGAAGACGGCAAAACCCCGAATATTTCCAATAACGAGGCGCTTAAGCAAGCCTTCGAAATCTATAAAGGTTTGACTGATTCCAATGTGGCCAATGTTCATTCCGACTGGAGCCAGTTCGTGGCTGCTCTGAACAGCGGAGCGGTAGCCTCAGTGCCTACGGGCAACTGGATCACTCCGTCGATCATGGCGGAAGCGTCCCAATCGGGCAAATGGGGCATCGCGCCTCTGCCGACACTTCCGGGGAATGGGGATTCGGTTCATGCCTCCAACCTTGGCGGCAGCTCATGGTATGTCATGAATGTAGACGGCAAGGAAACGGCAGCTGACTTTATGGCGACTACTTTCGGCTCAAACGCCGAGATGTATCAGAAACTGCTTACCGATATCGGCGTCATCGGCACGTTCAAGGCAGCCTCCAGCGGGAAAGCCTACAGCCAGGCCAGCGAATTCTTCGGCGGACAGAAGACGGTATCCGACTTCGCAGCCTGGACAGAGCAGATCCCAAGTGTCAACTACGGTATCCATACCTATGCGATTGAGGATATCCTGATCGTGGAGATGCAGAATTACCTGAATGGCAAAGCGATCGACAAGGTGCTGGGCGATGCCCAGGCCCAGGCCGAGTCGCAGATTAAATAA
- a CDS encoding carbohydrate ABC transporter permease: MKGVGEVKPVRSSLNIRRRNIWTGWSFILLSVVMIFIFYFYPMLQALIMSFQTGTGSNLEFTGLSNYQRLFDDNMFITAVTNTFIYLLVQVPVMILLALFISVLLNDSKLKFKGFFRTAIFLPCVTSLVAYSVVFKYLFAGDGLVNTLLLKLQLIDAPIGWITDPFWAKITIIIAITWRWTGYNMIFYLSALQNIDVSIYEAARIDGASAPRQFFGITVPLLKPIILFTSITSTIGTLQLFDEVMNITKGGPGNATLTISQYIYNLSFKYSADFGYAATVSYSIVIMIVLLSFLQFKVAGDKNG; this comes from the coding sequence ATGAAAGGGGTGGGCGAAGTGAAGCCTGTACGTTCCAGCCTGAACATTCGGCGCAGAAACATATGGACGGGATGGTCGTTCATCTTATTGTCCGTCGTTATGATCTTTATCTTCTATTTCTATCCGATGCTGCAGGCATTAATCATGTCCTTCCAGACCGGGACCGGCAGTAATCTTGAATTCACCGGCCTCAGCAATTACCAGCGCCTGTTCGACGACAATATGTTTATTACCGCCGTTACCAACACCTTCATCTACCTGCTGGTTCAGGTGCCGGTGATGATCCTGCTTGCGCTGTTCATCTCGGTGCTGCTCAATGACAGCAAGCTGAAGTTCAAAGGATTCTTTCGCACGGCAATCTTCCTGCCTTGTGTAACCTCTCTGGTTGCCTATTCGGTAGTGTTCAAATATCTGTTCGCCGGCGATGGACTAGTCAACACGCTGCTGCTCAAGCTGCAGCTGATTGATGCTCCGATTGGCTGGATCACTGATCCGTTCTGGGCCAAGATTACGATTATTATCGCAATCACCTGGCGTTGGACGGGCTACAATATGATTTTTTATCTCTCGGCGCTGCAGAATATTGACGTTTCCATCTATGAAGCGGCCAGGATTGACGGAGCTTCCGCTCCCCGCCAATTCTTCGGAATCACGGTTCCGCTGCTGAAGCCGATCATTCTGTTCACGTCCATCACCTCAACCATCGGAACACTGCAGTTGTTCGATGAGGTCATGAACATTACTAAGGGCGGTCCCGGCAATGCCACGCTCACAATCTCGCAGTACATTTATAACCTGTCGTTTAAATATTCGGCAGATTTCGGCTATGCGGCTACTGTATCCTATTCGATTGTGATTATGATCGTCTTGCTGTCGTTCCTCCAGTTCAAAGTGGCAGGTGATAAAAATGGCTAA
- a CDS encoding carbohydrate ABC transporter permease: MAKSKRFFTYLFLGIIAFVSIFPFAWMVISATNQSVDVTKGRLLPGSHLLENFRNLLETTDLQQSLLNSAKISITTTILALLIASLAGYGFEVFRSRTKDIVFNILLVSMMIPFAAMMVPLYRMFASISNTVPWLGIDTMASVILPTVTTAFLIFFFRQSTKMFPKELLEAGRIDGLSELGIFLRIYLPTMRTTYAAGAIITFMSSWNNYLWPLIVLQTPETKTMPLLISNLGSGYAPDYGMILIAIVIGTLPTALVFFLMQKQFVAGMTGSVK, translated from the coding sequence ATGGCTAAGAGCAAACGTTTCTTCACATACCTATTCCTTGGCATCATAGCCTTCGTCTCGATCTTCCCGTTCGCCTGGATGGTAATCAGCGCAACCAATCAATCGGTTGATGTCACCAAGGGAAGGTTGCTGCCCGGCTCTCATCTGCTGGAGAATTTCCGCAATCTGCTGGAAACGACTGATCTGCAGCAGTCCTTGCTGAATTCAGCCAAAATCTCCATTACTACAACGATTCTGGCGCTGCTGATTGCTTCACTTGCCGGCTATGGCTTCGAGGTGTTCCGCAGTCGGACGAAGGATATTGTGTTCAATATTCTGCTGGTGTCGATGATGATCCCGTTCGCGGCGATGATGGTTCCGCTGTACCGTATGTTTGCCAGCATCTCGAACACCGTGCCATGGCTGGGCATTGATACGATGGCTTCAGTCATTCTGCCTACGGTGACAACGGCGTTCCTGATCTTCTTCTTCCGGCAGAGCACGAAGATGTTCCCGAAGGAGCTGCTGGAAGCGGGCCGGATTGACGGACTAAGCGAACTGGGCATCTTCCTGCGGATCTATCTGCCGACAATGAGAACAACCTATGCGGCGGGGGCGATCATCACCTTCATGTCCAGCTGGAACAACTACCTCTGGCCGCTGATTGTGCTGCAGACGCCCGAGACCAAAACAATGCCGCTCCTGATCTCCAATCTCGGCTCCGGGTATGCCCCGGATTACGGGATGATCCTGATTGCCATTGTGATCGGCACACTTCCGACCGCACTGGTGTTCTTCCTGATGCAGAAGCAGTTTGTGGCCGGAATGACCGGTTCGGTGAAGTAG